The Girardinichthys multiradiatus isolate DD_20200921_A chromosome 24, DD_fGirMul_XY1, whole genome shotgun sequence genome has a window encoding:
- the LOC124861499 gene encoding mid1-interacting protein 1-B-like produces the protein MMQITDSYNQKNSLFNAMNRFIGAVNNMDQTVMVPNLLRDVPLDDSEELKVPEASTTPSTNGSVYFQQDGDMYTSYILLKSIRNDIEWGVLQGDERPEEKVEVKEVKQAEAEDDLEKQFHFHLNGLHGVLSKLTLKANTLTNRYKEEIGCRN, from the coding sequence ATGATGCAGATAACTGACTCCTACAACCAGAAGAATTCTCTCTTCAACGCCATGAACCGCTTCATCGGCGCCGTCAACAACATGGACCAGACGGTGATGGTGCCAAATCTGTTGCGGGACGTCCCGCTGGACGACAGCGAGGAGCTGAAGGTGCCAGAGGCCAGCACCACCCCCTCCACCAATGGCAGCGtgtacttccagcaggacggAGACATGTACACCTCCTACATTCTGCTCAAGTCCATCCGTAACGACATCGAGTGGGGCGTCCTGCAGGGTGACGAGCGCCCAGAGGAGAAGGTGGAGGTGAAGGAGGTGAAGCAAGCAGAGGCGGAGGACGACTTGGAGAAACAGTTTCATTTCCACCTGAACGGACTCCACGGTGTTCTGTCCAAACTGACGCTCAAGGCTAACACGCTCACGAACCGCTACAAAGAGGAGATCGGCTGCAGGAACTGA